A single genomic interval of Arachis duranensis cultivar V14167 chromosome 7, aradu.V14167.gnm2.J7QH, whole genome shotgun sequence harbors:
- the LOC107459395 gene encoding uncharacterized protein LOC107459395, translated as MAKIWVEICLISARGVRGSTPSLWKRQWYAVGWVDPNNKYCTKIDSSGNSNPLWRTKFSFQVDTDSEACFQELALSVEVYSRDPIFLTEKLHGSTTVLLKEFLAKHVNEKKKSSEEEVGSYQLRGKKSNKPRGFVDVSVRVSEEKKEPIPHLGNDDGIVLQDHGNKPHLVTHGGFGQGYPQQPIPQSFNGSYKQEQTNAPYAQQVPFPSNYSNPYGVGPSYTASAGPSYYQPARGPPPPMPPPPSKVGYAPSFYPSSDGFGPSYINMPSSSSYAAAPNRPRGPPGFAIGAGAGALAAGAVMFGDDAMSRFDVSSSLGDPTIAIVTDPLF; from the exons ATGGCGAAAATCTGGGTGGAGATATGCCTAATATCAGCTCGTGGGGTTCGAGGTTCGACACCCTCACTGTGGAAGCGCCAATGGTACGCTGTCGGTTGGGTTGACCCAAACAACAAGTACTGCACAAAAATCGATTCTTCTGGAAACTCTAATCCTCTTTGGAGAACCAAGTTTTCTTTTCAGGTTGATACAGATTCCGAAGCATGTTTTCAAGAACTTGCACTTAGTGTTGAGGTTTATAGCAGGGACCCCATTTTCCTCACCGAGAAGCTGCATGGTTCAACAACGGTTTTGCTCAAGGAGTTTCTCGCAAAGCATGTcaatgagaagaagaaaagttcTGAAGAAGAAGTGGGTAGCTACCAGTTGAGAGGGAAGAAATCGAACAAGCCCAGAGGTTTCGTTGATGTCTCGGTTCGTGTTTCTGAGGAGAAAAAAGAGCCAATTCCCCATTTAG GTAATGATGATGGAATAGTGCTCCAAGATCATGGTAATAAGCCACACTTGGTCACTCATGGTGGATTTGGGCAAGGCTATCCACAACAACCTATTCCTCAATCATTCAATGGATCATATAAACAAGAACAAACTAATGCTCCTTATGCACAACAAGTGCCATTTCCTTCAAACTATTCCAACCCATATGGGGTTGGACCAAGCTACACTGCATCTGCTGGACCAAGCTATTATCAACCAGCTAGAGGACCTCCGCCGCCGATGCCTCCTCCGCCTTCAAAAGTTGGCTATGCTCCGAGTTTTTACCCGAGTAGTGATGGATTCGGACCTAGTTACATTAATATGCCATCTTCGTCGTCATATGCGGCTGCACCTAATAGGCCGAGGGGACCTCCAGGGTTTGCAATTGGGGCAGGTGCCGGGGCATTAGCAGCTGGTGCTGTAATGTTTGGTGATGATGCAATGTCAAGATTTGATGTTTCTTCAAGCCTTGGAGATCCTACCATTGCCATAGTAACTGATCCACTTTTTTGA
- the LOC107459358 gene encoding uncharacterized protein LOC107459358 translates to MEGRGGSGGGGRRITVSPRPCSGRRVVAKKRTRGGVGGTDGFLNSVKKLQRREISSKRTRGFSMSDAQERFRNIRLQEEYDTHDPKGRPSVVLHLFNNIISYYNVQFYFVCDIKSILDVFYSLQFAETNERICFLNITPDEVIRSLFYNKNNDSLITVSVYASDSYSSLKCRSTRIEYIRRVQSDAGFALFESESLKWPGFVEFDDVNGKVLTYSAQDSIYKVFDLKNYTMLYSISDKNVQEIKISPGIMLLIFAKSSSHVPLKILSIEDGTVLKSFNHLLHRNKKVDFIEQFNEKLLVKQENENLQILDVRTFEITEVSRSEFMTPSAFIFLYENQLFLTFRNRTVAVWNFRGELVTSFEDHLLWHPDCNTNNIYITSDQDLIISYCKADSDDSLSEGNAGSINVSNILTGKCLAKIKASNSSPIVNQCSCGDDCSGSCHNTRKQKHDTKTRSTVAEALEDITALFYDEERNEIYTGNSHGLVHVWSN, encoded by the exons ATGGAAGGTCGTGGCGGTAGCGGCGGTGGTGGGAGGAGGATTACGGTGAGTCCGAGGCCGTGCAGTGGGCGGAGAGTGGTGGCGAAGAAGAGAACACGTGGCGGTGTAGGAGGAACAGATGGGTTCTTGAACAGTGTGAAGAAGCTTCAGAGGCGCGAAATCAGCTCCAAACGAACCCGTGGGTTCAGCATGAGCGATGCGCAGGAGAGGTTTCGCAACATCAGATTGCAG GAAGAATATGATACACATGATCCAAAAGGCCGTCCCTCCGTGGTATTACATTTGTTCAATAACATTATATCTTACTACAATGtacagttttattttgtttgtgaCATAAAGTCGATATTAGATGTATTTTACTCATTACAATTTGCAGAGACCAATGAACGGATATGCTTCTTGAATATCACTCCAGATGAAGTTATCAGAAGCTTGTTTTACAACAAGAACAATGATTCACTTATCACAGTTTCTGTCTATGCTTCAGACAGTTACAGTTCTTTGAAATGCAGAAGCACAAGGATTGA ATATATAAGACGGGTTCAATCAGATGCTGGTTTTGCTCTTTTCGAATCTGAGTCATTGAAATGGCCAGGTTTTGTGGAGTTTGATGATGTAAACGGGAAGGTACTCACGTACTCTGCTCAGGATAG CATCTACAAGGTGTTTGACCTAAAAAACTATACAATGTTATACTCCATATCAGATAAAAATGTACAAGAGATTAAGATCAG TCCGGGGATCATGTTGTTGATTTTTGCTAAATCAAGCAGCCATGTCCCACTTAAAATTCTTTCAATAGAAGATGGTACTGTTTTGAAGTCTTTCAATCATCTCCTCCATCGGAATAAGAAGGTGGATTTTATAGAACAGTTCAATGAAAAGCTTCTTGTGAAGCAAGAAAACGAGAACCTCCAAATTCTTgat GTGCGGACTTTTGAGATAACAGAAGTCAGTAGAAGTGAATTTATGACACCATCTGCATTTATATTCCTGTATGAGAATCAATTGTTCCTTACATTTCGAAATCGAACTGTGGCTGTCTGGAACTTCCGTGGAGAACTTGTAACTTCTTTTGAAGATCACCTCTTGTGGCATCCTGATTGCAACACaaacaacatatatataacCAGTGACCAGGATCTCATCATATCATACTGCAAGGCTGATTCTGATGATTCATTATCTGAAGGAAATG CGGGATCCATCAATGTCAGCAACATTCTAACTGGTAAGTGCCTTGCGAAGATAAAAGCAAGCAACAGCTCTCCCATTGTAAACCAATGTAGTTGCGGCGACGATTGTTCAGGTAGCTGTCATAACACGAGGAAACAAAAACATGACACCAAAACTAGGAGCACAGTTGCAGAAGCTTTGGAAGATATTACTGCTCTCTTCTACGATGAAGAGCGCAATGAGATCTACACGGGCAATAGCCACGGTCTGGTTCATGTCTGGTCCAACTGA